TAGCCCTTGAGCTCGCCGCCTACGATATTTTTGAGTCCAGCAGCAATGTCTCGGCCGATGTGTTTGGCTCGCACGGAGCTACCCTGTACCAAGCCCATATGCTGCGTAATGGTTTTGCCAGGAACGGTTTCGATGTTGGTGAGAATAATGTTAGGTGCAGAAGATCGAGGTTGAACGGTCATCTCGCGGGCTGTGGCTCTATAAAACAACGACAACCCTAGCCTTTGCGATCAGCGGCGTCGATGTTTCCTAACGGTTTGCCCACTATTGCTTGCAAACCGTTACACATAGCCTTGATGAAAAGCCATGGTGCAAGCTATTAGCGAATCCAAAATTACAACACTGAAACCCGTGCTTAGCGCTTCTGAAAATTCAGATTGCTATTAGGAAAACAAAAAAATATGTACTTGAAGAGAAAAATCTGCCATTCCCATGATGAGGAGATCGCTATACTATCGGAGGCGACTTTAAATTGAGAACAGGTTTATAAGAATCAAAAGCTGCGCTTTCAGCACGATTTAATAGCCATTCGGGTACTTCGACCCAGTGAATATAAATATCGTTGCCATAATTGGCTACAAGTTGAGCAAGCTTATGATGGCCTCCATTCCAACGCTGGTAAAGGTTTTTAGACTGGCCAACATACAAAACAGTACCATCCTGATGAAGAACCAGGTAGATGCCACTTGTTTTAGGCAGCAGTGATAGCTGGCTAAGAGAGATTATGACTACAACTCCTCAATATAAATATCTGCTATTTGAGCTTCTAGCTGAATCCGCTTCCAATCAATCTCTATCTCATCTTTCGTCAATCCAGCTATAGCACCAACCGTGAGTAGGGATCCTTTAAGCATTTTTTCGGACTCTTCTAACTCAGTCAGACTTATGTCGAGCGTTTGTTTCAGAGCACGGACTTGCTCTAAAATTGTTACCCAATGAGCTTTGTATCGTAGGTCGCGTCCTTCTGTTAGTTCAGGATGCCCTTTTCTGAGTTCTTGAGTTGTTCCTGTCTTAGTCAGCTTGTAAACTTCTTGCTTAACCTCAAGCATTTTCATACTGCCCCCTTACAACTTGGTGTAGTGGACAACAGTTTTAACTAACTTTAAAATTTCAGACTTCTCGATATTAAATAGATCAGATCCCAACTCAATTGCCTTATTAGATGACTTTGTACTATAAATAAGCTTAACTTTTTCTTGAATTTCCTTTGAGGCATTTTCTTGCTTCAGTACAGCCTTCACTAATTCCCGCTGTACCCGGTAAGTATCATTCCAAGTTTGTAGAGAGCGCTGACTATTTTCTAAATGTCCAATCTGCTTGATCTTTTCAGACCACGAATCTAATAACTGCGACAGAGCCGATGCTGTACTGACTCCAGCCTTCTCAAACAGAGACTTAAGTACTTGCCCTTTCTTTTGGCTGTCCTGAATAACTTTGACGTGCTCATCACGATATTTTTGCAGAATATTTTCTGCCGCTGCTACCGCAACCTGCTTTTCTTGCCTGCCAGTGATCTGACCTTGCTGCTCTGAACGAATTTGATCTAACACCTGATCATAGTTCGTCATTCGATGGCGGTAGTGATTGAATAGCTGCCGACCATCCGCTAAATCGTATGGTATTTGGGATCCATTCCCATCCTGAACATCGTAGAGCTGTTCAGGATTCGTTAATTTCACGCGCTTGCGGAGACCAGCTTTATACTCATCGTTCTCAGTACCCAAGGCTCATTCCTCAACTCGAAACAGTCATAGGCTTCTCTTTGTACTCTACCCATGAATCTTTTAGGATCAATATTCTTCGGTGGATCTTGATACAATCACCAAAAATTGAACATCGATATCTTGTGAGCTAGTCAAATCAGCAAAATGAAGCACCACACATAGCATTCAGCAGGTAGCTGGTTACTAAAGCATTGTTAGGTGGCCTGTTCGGGAATGAGTTAGTTGGCAATACCCAACGGCCTACAAGAGTTATATAAAAAGGGGATGCCCAGTGGACATCCCCTTTTTATGAACTACGCAAACTTCAACGTGATTTACACAATTGATGCCATGCTCACATCGTTGGTGGCAAGCAGCTGTTGCAGCTCTTCAGAATCCACAGTTTCCTTATCCACCAGCATTGTGGCCAGTTGGTCGAGCACGTGGCGGTTGTTGGTCAGCACCTGCTTGGCACGGGTGTAGGCCTGGTCAACCAAACCCCGCACTTCGGAGTCGATGGTGGCGGCGGTCTCCTCAGAGAAATCGCGCTCGGCGGCGATGTCGCGACCCAGGAACATGTTTCCCTGTTGGCGACCGAGGGCGACGGGGCCGAGCTTGTCGCTCATGCCGAAGCGGGTCACCATCTGACGGGCAACGCGGGCGACCTGCTGGAGGTCGTTGGAGGCACCGGTGGTGACTTCCTCTTCACCGAAGATGATCTCTTCAGCGATGCGGCCACCGAGGGCTACGGCCATCTGGTTTTGCAGGTAAGAGCGGGAGTAAAGTCCTGACTCTAGGCGATCTTCGCTGGGGGTAAACCAGGTTAGACCACCGGCGCGGCCGCGAGGGATGATGCTGATTTTCTGCACGGGGTCGTAGTCGGGCATGAGGGCACCAACTAGGGCGTGACCGGCTTCGTGGTAGGCGACTAGCTCTTTGCGCTTTTCGCTCATGACGCGGTCTTTCTTCTCAGGGCCAGCGAGGACGCGATCGATCGCATCGTTAACCTCATCCATGGAGATTTCGGTCAAGTTGCGGCGGGCGGCGAGAATAGCGGCCTCGTTCAGCAGGTTCGACAGGTCGGCCCCGGTAAAGCCAGGGGTACGACGAGCGATCTTTTGCAGATCGACATCTTTAGAGAAGGTCTTGCCGCGGGCGTGGACGTTGAGAATTTCGAGGCGACCGGCGTAGTCGGGGCGATCGACCACCACCTGGCGGTCAAAACGACCGGGGCGCAGCAGGGCCGCATCGAGCACGTCGGGGCGGTTGGTAGCGGCAATAATGATAATGCCGGTGTTGCCCTCGAAACCATCCATCTCGGTGAGCAGCTGGTTGAGGGTTTGCTCACGCTCGTCGTTGCCGCCGCCGAGACCTGCGCCCCGCTGACGACCAACGGCGTCAATCTCATCGATAAACACGATACAGGGAGCGTTGGCCTTGGCCTGCTCGAACAGGTCGCGGACGCGGGAGGCACCCACACCGACAAACATTTCGACGAACTCAGAACCGGAGATGGAGAAGAAGGGCACGCCCGCTTCACCGGCTACGGCTTTGGCCAGCAGGGTTTTACCGGTACCGGGAGGGCCAACTAGCAGCACGCCCTTGGGAATCTTGGCACCGACGGCGGTGAAGCGATCGGCATTCTTGAGGAAGTCAACGACTTCGGTCAGCTCTAGCTTGGCCTGCTCAATGCCAGCTACATCGCCAAAGGTGACTTGAGTCTGAGGCTCCATCTGCACGCGGGCTTTGGACTTACCAAAGTTCATAGCCTGGTTGCCAGGGCCACTCTGGGCGCGGCGCAGCACAAAGAACAGCACCCCCAGCAGCAAAATGGGAATCAGCAGGGTGCTAAAGGCGCGAACCCAGACGCTGTCGTCGCTCTGGGGCATGACAACGATGTCAACGTTGTTGGTTTCCAGGGTGCTAATTAGCTCCTGGTCGTTGGGCAGGTTAACGATGATCTGACCGTTACCCTCGGGGTCTGTGAAGCGAGCGCGGGTGCGATCGGCGCTGATGTTGACGCGCTCGATCTGGTTATTTTGCACCGCGTCTAAAAACTGGCTATAGCGCCAGGTCTGGGTTTCAGGGCCAGAGCCATCAAAAATTGCGGTCGCCAGGGCAATGACTACAACGACCAGCAGGGCATATAGACCTGCATTTCTCCACCGTTTGTTCACCGGGCTATTGCCTCCACTTACTTCTTGGGATGAACTGTTGCTTAGAAACCGTTTCTAATGAAACCAATTTGGGGCTAATGCTTAAATAAGCCGCAAGATTAGAGAGATATTAACTTATGTTAACGTCATCTGTGAGAATGGGCTAATCGATAATTGGGATAGGGGTTAATTTTCGCTAAATGCAGCCCGCAAAGCCGCTAGGGCCGGGTGCTGTGGGTTAACCTCCAGTTTACTGCGATCGCCCAAAACTGTGTGAATAGGTACTACCTGCACCCCTGAGTTGCTATGGGCCAACACCTCAAAGCGTTGAATCACCCCCGGCGGCCAGGGGGATTGATTGACCTGTTCCCCTTGCTGCCGTAAATGTTCCATCAAATGGGAACGAACTATCCCCGGTAATAGGCCGGCTGCCAAGCTGGGGGTATGCCACTGACCGTTGGCCCAGCCCCAAAGGTTGCCGGTGCTGGTTTCTAGCCATTGGCCTAGGGCATTCACTAGGATGGCCTCGCGTGCACCGTGCCGCTGGGCAGCCTGTAGGGCCAGCCAGGCCCCAAGGTAGTTGCCGGTTTTGTAGGCGGGCTGCGATCGCCCAAACATCTCCCCCCGCGCCACCCAGGCGGCAATGCCCTGGGTCTGCATCGTCTCTAGGTCTGAGGGCAGACTGCGCCCGGTCACCAGCTCGCGACCGTCGGGGAGGCAGGTGATCCGCAAAACGGGATGGTCTTCTAACAATGCCTCAGCCCCCTGCCGCACCCTACCCCAATCGGGGCTGGGCCAGCCAAAATTGGTCAGGCCATGAACTAGACGCTGCTGGTGAGCCACCCAGTGGGTGAGGGGATGGTCAAGGCTCTGGTCATAAATTCGCAGGGTGGTGAACACCGTGGCCCCGTAGATGAGAGCGGGGTCGTTGACGGCGAGGGCAATATCGCTCCCCTGGCAGAGCTGCCCGTCGAACCAGTAGGCCATTCGCCGCTACAGCCCCTGCTGAATATATTGCAGAATGCCGCGAGCGATCGCCTGAGCCATGGATTCGCGCCAGGCGGGGTCAGCTAGGCGGGGGGCATCTTGAGCGCCGGTAACAAAGCCAATTTCAAGTAGGGTGGCGGGCATGGTGCTTTGGCGCAGCACGGCAAAACGGGCCTGTTTGACGCCGCGATCGCGCATGCCTGTTGCCGCTAGCATGCTGGCCTGGAGAGTAGCCGCCAGCCTGCGCCCGGTTTCGGAGGAATAGTACGACTCAATACCGTTGACATCGGGGCGGCTGAGGCTAATGGCGTTGGCGTGAATGCTGACAAATAGATTCGCCTGGGCGCGGTTGGCGATGTCGGCTCGGGTCTGCAAATCGACAGCAACGTCCTCACGTCGAGTCATCACCACGACAACGCCCTGGCTTTCGAGCAGCTCAGCCACCCGCAGGGAAATGGGAAAAATCACCTGCTTTTCTTGCAGACCGCCAATGCCCACTGCTCCGGGGTCACGCCCGCCGTGGCCGGGGTCAATGGCTACAACCACTCGGCCACTCGGCACTGAGGGCAGTGGCTCTGCAGAGCGCGTAGGCGGCGGTGTGGGATTGGGCGGTGGGGAACTGGGCGGCGTTTGGGCCTGGGGTGGAGGCGTTTGGG
This genomic interval from Nodosilinea sp. FACHB-141 contains the following:
- a CDS encoding YbjQ family protein, translated to MTVQPRSSAPNIILTNIETVPGKTITQHMGLVQGSSVRAKHIGRDIAAGLKNIVGGELKGYTELLQEAREEATSHMVQEAQKRGANAIVNVRFATASLT
- a CDS encoding GIY-YIG nuclease family protein; its protein translation is MISLSQLSLLPKTSGIYLVLHQDGTVLYVGQSKNLYQRWNGGHHKLAQLVANYGNDIYIHWVEVPEWLLNRAESAAFDSYKPVLNLKSPPIV
- the ftsH3 gene encoding ATP-dependent zinc metalloprotease FtsH3 — translated: MNKRWRNAGLYALLVVVVIALATAIFDGSGPETQTWRYSQFLDAVQNNQIERVNISADRTRARFTDPEGNGQIIVNLPNDQELISTLETNNVDIVVMPQSDDSVWVRAFSTLLIPILLLGVLFFVLRRAQSGPGNQAMNFGKSKARVQMEPQTQVTFGDVAGIEQAKLELTEVVDFLKNADRFTAVGAKIPKGVLLVGPPGTGKTLLAKAVAGEAGVPFFSISGSEFVEMFVGVGASRVRDLFEQAKANAPCIVFIDEIDAVGRQRGAGLGGGNDEREQTLNQLLTEMDGFEGNTGIIIIAATNRPDVLDAALLRPGRFDRQVVVDRPDYAGRLEILNVHARGKTFSKDVDLQKIARRTPGFTGADLSNLLNEAAILAARRNLTEISMDEVNDAIDRVLAGPEKKDRVMSEKRKELVAYHEAGHALVGALMPDYDPVQKISIIPRGRAGGLTWFTPSEDRLESGLYSRSYLQNQMAVALGGRIAEEIIFGEEEVTTGASNDLQQVARVARQMVTRFGMSDKLGPVALGRQQGNMFLGRDIAAERDFSEETAATIDSEVRGLVDQAYTRAKQVLTNNRHVLDQLATMLVDKETVDSEELQQLLATNDVSMASIV
- a CDS encoding aminotransferase class IV, producing the protein MAYWFDGQLCQGSDIALAVNDPALIYGATVFTTLRIYDQSLDHPLTHWVAHQQRLVHGLTNFGWPSPDWGRVRQGAEALLEDHPVLRITCLPDGRELVTGRSLPSDLETMQTQGIAAWVARGEMFGRSQPAYKTGNYLGAWLALQAAQRHGAREAILVNALGQWLETSTGNLWGWANGQWHTPSLAAGLLPGIVRSHLMEHLRQQGEQVNQSPWPPGVIQRFEVLAHSNSGVQVVPIHTVLGDRSKLEVNPQHPALAALRAAFSEN